In the genome of Streptomyces fagopyri, the window AATGCCGCTGGGGCCTGTACGACTTCGTCCCCGCCGACGAGTCCCTGTCGCTCTCCGAACGGCTGCGTGACGCGGCGGCGGGACACGACTCCGGGTACTTCCGCGGTGAGGCGCTGATGGCCCTCGCCATCGATCAGTTGCGTGTCGGCAAGGTCTACAGCGCGCTGGCCACGGCGAACCAGTACCGCAAGCACGCCGCGGACACCCGCAGCACCCTCGCCGTCTGGCAGCAGCGGACCCTGGACGCCCTGCTCGACCTGTGGCACGGCCGGTTCGACCGGGCGGCCGGCTGGATCTTCGGCGAGTCGCTGACGTTCGTCGAGCGATTATCCGCCGATCTGGCCGTCCCCGCCGACAACCTCCAGCAGACCCGCCTCGGGCAGGCCTACTGGCTGCTGCGGGAACAGGGCAGGATGGCCGACCTGTTCGCCTCCGGTCTCGCCGACACCGTCGAGCGGCACGGGTACTTCCCGGTCTGGCGGGCCGGCCTGGCGCTCGCGCTCTGTGAGACCGGCCGGTACGCCGAAGGGGCGGACCGGCTCGTGGGCTTCGCGCACGACACCGCCGACTTCACCCGGTTCCCGCCCTCGGGGTGGGCGGTGCCCACGCTCGTCCTGCTCGCCGAGGTGAGCGCCGCGCTCGACGCGCAGGGCGGATTCGAGACCGAACTGCGCGAGGTCGTGCCGGGACTGCGCGACCGCCTGGCCGCCCACGACGGAGAGCAGATCGCCCTCGCGGGCTGGCCCACCGTGCTGGTCGGCCCGACCGCGCGGGCCCGTGGTCTGCTCGCGCTGGCCGCGGGGGAACCGGACGCCGCGCTCGCCGACTTCCACGTGGCGGCCGAGCCGGTCCGCTCCTCCCAGCCCCAACTGGCCCGTCTGAGACTGGCCCGTGCCCGCGCGCTGCGCAGAACGGGCCGTCCCGGCACCGCCGCCCACGCCTCCCGGCTCCTGCGGGAAGCGCTGCGTGTGGCCCAGGACTACGGGATGGCGGCGCTCGCGGCGGAGTGCGGGGCCCTGCTGGACTCCACGGCCGACGCCTGAGGGCCGCTGCCACGGCCGGAAGCCATGTGCGCGGTTCCGGCCGGCACGGGCGCGAGCCGTGGCCGGCGCCCCGACGCGTGTCCGGGCGCCGACCGGGCCGGCAACCGCCCGTCGGCGGTGGGACGCCTCGACCCGGCCGAGGGGCAGCGGGCGTTGCGGGAGCCGGCGCGGGCGACGTTCGCCCCGTCAGGACGTCCCGCGGGTTCCCCGTCGTCCCAGGGGGGAGGGGCCCGGCTCTCCGCACCGGCCGGAAGCCCGGGTACGGGACGTACCCGGGCTTCCGGCCGGCACGCGGGCGGCGAACACCGGACGCTGTTCCACGACCGTCGAAGACCGGTGAAGACCGTCGAAGACAGGTGAACGCCGCCCGCGG includes:
- a CDS encoding helix-turn-helix domain-containing protein, translated to MEENAFGAELRRRRTAAGKSLGELAEEVHCSRSFLSRIETGQRRVTRELAQLCDERLDAKGALLALVPDPSFERISKTVGAGSRERTGKLVKSPPGQGSPVVARRRDEFDRLLRRGDLSHATGDMREAERLYRAAYASAEGDPSAQAEAVIRMARRWSDPGQVDHELLQRIRESLAALAQDAGVEAAGLRLRLNAHLAKKLSMAVSEDTAAGRAGPEQGARLARGTLRRLPVDAKDDEVRCEVLTECRWGLYDFVPADESLSLSERLRDAAAGHDSGYFRGEALMALAIDQLRVGKVYSALATANQYRKHAADTRSTLAVWQQRTLDALLDLWHGRFDRAAGWIFGESLTFVERLSADLAVPADNLQQTRLGQAYWLLREQGRMADLFASGLADTVERHGYFPVWRAGLALALCETGRYAEGADRLVGFAHDTADFTRFPPSGWAVPTLVLLAEVSAALDAQGGFETELREVVPGLRDRLAAHDGEQIALAGWPTVLVGPTARARGLLALAAGEPDAALADFHVAAEPVRSSQPQLARLRLARARALRRTGRPGTAAHASRLLREALRVAQDYGMAALAAECGALLDSTADA